One Diospyros lotus cultivar Yz01 chromosome 1, ASM1463336v1, whole genome shotgun sequence genomic window carries:
- the LOC127793905 gene encoding uncharacterized protein LOC127793905: MGPQIFDHHSTVFRHNHLQLLSRPATNSVIAFFPTGNNSDQIGFVEVSFLQDSKLNVRDKGRDGQIFTSDRQFNHRIERLLVNPLAYSGNSSTVGYLLACTMYSVHWLSVRIGELGVDTGKATLSFLGSKLFRSCSVVYACWSPHFPEESLVLLESGEMFLFDVDSCSNGSFSGKKLRVPWEDYASLGDGQWLSCEFSWHPRVLIVCHSSAVFLVDLRCEGFNVSCLLQIDALDSDDFCFVVATSCLLLVFDVRKPLVPLLQWTHDLSSPSYINAFPLSDVRSHYKNDRFKWASDSGHCIILGSFWHSEFSIFCYGPTLGGTVASEISRFSKSYYAWELPSEFSLSGRECHCGSCLLREEFSKDALPEWIDWQQKKEIVLGFGILDKGLHAKLSEPDEFGGFTLIRLMSSGKLEMEKYCASWEFMKVLKEGHKESSLPEGTLLYAMGDQGYNFPKRFKYLKLDYLYAYMKGNLDKLLFTKAKKRIYGQFMASGFSSLRSYPAVLDMLKDIRLLSSIHEVALKKIYAGFPANLKQLAFCCYSELDEVLVDDKKVSLEFLDVPSQPQLPPYVFRRPSSRSSKWTHKVQPGVALVGPVLPTPVLLSLHKLHNKEGDVLSANVELRNQCNEVIHVASEMSLTGAATVVHNDHAVSLADDTDEMPYSTIDKPTLFCLHKPAAFANELSTAGSVEESFVGGDERFTTFISKTPKRELVPNSEMEMAGPELFKSLSPVELEFDDCAMPFGPNELKAFKLLRRQYSNFLHGFSAYQECLDSSNFQRRYI, encoded by the exons ATGGGTCCCCAAATCTTCGACCACCATTCCACTGTATTCAGACACAACCATCTCCAGCTGCTCTCCCGGCCTGCTACAAACTCTGTCATTGCCTTCTTCCCCACTGGAAACAACTCTGACCAAATCGGGTTTGTTGAGGTGTCTTTTTTGCAAGATTCTAAGTTAAATGTTAGAGACAAAGGAAGAGATGGTCAGATTTTCACGTCAGACAGACAATTTAACCATCGGATTGAGAGATTGTTGGTTAATCCTTTGGCATATTCTGGTAATTCTTCTACTGTGGGGTATCTTTTGGCTTGTACAATGTACTCTGTTCATTGGCTTAGTGTTAGAATTGGAGAGCTTGGTGTGGATACTGGGAAAGCTACTTTAAGTTTTTTGGGTAGTAAGTTGTTCAGGAGTTGTTCTGTTGTGTATGCTTGTTGGAGTCCACATTTTCCTGAAGAGAGCCTGGTACTGCTGGAGAGTGGTGAAATGTTTTTGTTTGACGTAGATTCTTGTTCTAATGGAAGCTTTAGTGGGAAGAAGCTGAGAGTGCCGTGGGAAGATTATGCTAGTTTGGGTGATGGCCAGTGGCTGAGCTGTGAATTTAGTTGGCATCCAAGAGTTTTGATTGTCTGCCATTCAAGTGCGgtttttcttgttgatttgagATGTGAAGGATTCAATGTGAGTTGTTTGCTGCAAATTGATGCATTGG ATTctgatgatttttgttttgtggTGGCCACTAGTTGTTTGTTGCTTGTTTTTGATGTGCGGAAGCCACTGGTGCCATTGTTGCAATGGACACATGATCTTTCTAGCCCATCTTACATCAATGCGTTTCCATTGTCTGATGTGAGGTCACATTACAAGAATGATCGTTTTAAGTGGGCTTCTGACTCAGGCCACTGCATTATATTGGGATCATTTTGGCACTCTGAGTTTAGTATTTTTTGCTATGGACCAACCCTTGGAGGAACTGTTGCTTCCGAAATTTCAAGATTTAGCAAATCATATTATGCATGGGAACTCCCTTCAGAGTTCTCCCTGTCTGGTCGTGAGTGTCACTGCGGTAGCTGTCTTTTGAGAGAAGAGTTCTCAAAGGATGCCCTTCCTGAATGGATTGACTGGcagcaaaaaaaagaaatagttttAGGGTTTGGCATTCTTGACAAAGGCCTTCATGCCAAGTTGTCTGAACCAGACGAGTTTGGTGGGTTTACCCTGATTAGGCTGATGTCCTCCGGAAAGCTTGAAATGGAGAAATACTGTGCCTCATGGGAATTCATGAAAGTGCTGAAGGAAGGGCACAAGGAGTCATCTCTTCCAGAAGGTACTCTTCTGTATGCTATGGGCGATCAAGGTTATAATTTTCCCAAGAGATTTAAATACCTTAAACTTGACTACCTCTATGCGTATATGAAAGGTAATCTCGACAAACTTCTGTTTACAAAAGCGAAAAAGCGTATATATGGTCAGTTCATGGCATCTGGCTTCAGTAGTTTAAGATCATATCCTGCTGTTCTTGATATGCTTAAAGACATCCGACTACTAAGCAGCATACACGAGGTTGCTTTGAAGAAAATTTATGCAGGCTTCCCTGCCAATCTTAAGCAGCTAGCTTTTTGTTGCTACTCGGAGCTCGATGAAGTCCTTGTAGATGATAAGAAGGTGTCCTTGGAATTTCTAGATGTTCCCAGCCAGCCTCAGTTGCCTCCTTATGTCTTCCGGAGACCTTCATCCCGAAGCAGTAAGTGGACGCATAAAGTGCAGCCTGGTGTTGCTTTGGTGGGTCCGGTTCTTCCTACGCCTGTTCTGCTTAGTCTTCACAAGCTACATAACAAAGAAGGCGATGTCCTCTCTGCTAATGTTGAACTAAGGAACCAATGCAATGAAGTCATACATGTGGCTAGTGAAATGTCTTTAACAGGTGCTGCCACCGTTGTTCACAATGACCATGCTGTTTCCCTTGCTGACGACACAGATGAAATGCCTTACAGCACGATAGATAAACCCACTCTGTTCTGTTTACACAAACCGGCTGCTTTTGCTAACGAGCTATCTACAGCGGGATCGGTAGAGGAAAGTTTTGTTGGTGGCGATGAGAGATTTACAACCTTTATTTCCAAAACACCTAAAAGGGAGCTTGTCCCTAACTCTGAAATGGAGATGGCGGGACCAGAACTGTTCAAATCTCTGTCGCCAGTAGAGTTGGAGTTTGATGATTGTGCAATGCCTTTTGGGCCAAATGAACTGAAAGCTTTCAAATTGTTGAGGAGACAGTACTCAAATTTTTTACACGGTTTTAGTGCATATCAAGAATGTCTTGATAGCTCTAACTTCCAGAGACGGTATATTTga